The Oscarella lobularis chromosome 12, ooOscLobu1.1, whole genome shotgun sequence genome window below encodes:
- the LOC136193703 gene encoding kinesin-like protein KIF13A isoform X2, producing MAAQERTVKRNSTSSPLVLQLDFLSEEEENYNEEDLRRLKESILSAKGMVREANSLSSEMEKDVKFEVSLQIRREFLSPRRKGAPKRKRPHEVVIAVSYAQNESRNTTWSADKLEDKLVDMRDVYQRLQDGASKDELEMNDPFYDQESPVLIGVANLFLECLYHDVELKYSPPIINQKGEISGQLDVKIRRCQSADQTEDTTDFILRDSTPEKKGDDVYRNIRVSVVGASLPLISKWCKGIFCQYDFFNHKEVTVRPLRDVNGVIIHRGKVLFKNEHIFPVVATDEFIDYIAYDCIRFEVYGSRSTGFSQTLVEPRTLKYRSLSERWSELLKRFEMIVEVMEQNETGEYEPVELVEKVDNVTGGVFRLKQGQSRRLRVVINAVENFGSGPIAFDAVEKIAVGSVVHQRREAISLDSYTDIGLERLRERWSLALMKQRAFLDEQIRRIVDKSDRSRYDMERESELIDEWTLLQWERQAVTEPMPGTGIPGTPSVGNRHLGPTMETKMTLVFLDLTEETMILGDAAVIADDYFLDGEDEDEIMTDLPIVKKGDGQVTAVAAWDSSLHDNMNLRKLTKPKERVYIVVKVTARLSHPLPVRLVLRKRICVKIIGKVPVFTSTLKQMFARGDKRVHCGAVYEIVAGIPKNPGMDYSASLNLEEKEEEEANVLDRVSRGVSSVMSIMALDRLRQEVAVKHRVANLGRSLKKLPPPMTKPFLSLSRADLFEDFEETPSSIFQPLPAALASAISKEEVERQKDVDHWSNDNSVQEWELITMRERLEAMSRALIGKEEEVERLQESSRHLLARSQKADEALIASRAAQREAEEAQASAQEALTLSLVAQASAKEAQASAQEAHASAQERANRLEGIVAELRALCQEKERRLNSAKEQNDLLHIPLADVKMTTIRLGGGAYGEVKVGYWRGCPVAVKTFFECLDTDYYLDLFKQEIAICSRARHPNIVFLCGVTTVNDTPLRIVTELLEGSLSDVIKASVRCKEPLSLREQIDLASGMTAGISYLHQLGPNGILHGDIRSTNVVVTSLMEAKICDLGAARFAQVSLSAGPLSPEYLAPERSPEKGPRMHNTKMADVYSLGVTVIELMIGQHPVVSCRIEHLSKVAHPDVKQMCLRLIEEDPSARPGADECLAVLELIQESCAYNECAAKRMVKGKFHGEGQVSLVLGPWAQRRIVQT from the exons ATGGCGGCCCAGGAGAGAACGGTCAAAcggaattcgacgtcgtcgccgctcgtgCTTCAACTCGATTTTCTAAG cgaagaggaagagaactACAACGAAGAGGACTTGAGACGATTGAAGGAGAGCATATTGTCCGCTAAGGGGATGGTCAG GGAGGCGAATAGTCTTAGTAGCGAAATGGAAAAGGACGTCAAATTCGAAGTATCGCTTCAG ATTCGTCGCGAATTTCTGTCGCCGCGTCGAAAGGGCGCtccgaagcgaaagcgtccGCACGAAGTCGTAATCGCGGTGAGCTACGCCCAGAACGAGAGTCGCAACACTA CTTGGTCTGCCGATAAGCTCGAGGATAAATTGGTCGACATGCGAGACGTCTATCAGCGACTTCAGGACGGAGCCTCGAAGGACGAACTCGAGATGAACGATCCGTTTTATGATCAAGAATCGCCTGTGCTCATTGGTGTCGccaatctttttcttgagtGTCTTTACCACGACGTTGAGCTTAAATATTCACCTCCAATTATCAATCAGAAGGGCGAA ATTTCCGGTCAACTTGACGTGAAAATTAGACGATGTCAGTCTG CTGATCAGACTGAAGACACGACTGACTTCATTCTCCGTGACAGCACTCCCGAAAAGAAGGGTGACGACGTTTATCGGAATATTCGG GTTTCCGTTGTGGGAGCGTCCTTGCCTCTCATATCAAAATGGTGCAAGGGCATCTTCTGTCAATACGACTTCTTCAATCACAAGGAAGTCACCGTACGGCCGCTAAGAGACGTGAACGGCGTGATCATTCACAGGGGGAAAGTGCTATTCAAAAATGAGCAC attTTTCCCGTCGTTGCAACTGACGAATTCATTGACTACATCGCCTACGATTGTATCCGCTTTGAAGTCTACGGCAGTCGTAGCACCGGTTTCTCTCAAACGTTGGTTGAGCCTCGAACGCTGAAGTATCGATCGCTCTCCGAAAG ATGGAGTGAACTTCTGAAGCGATTTGAGATGATCGTTGAGGTGATGGAGCAGAACGAGACGGGTGAATACGAGCCGGTGGAGCTGGTCGAAAAAGTGGACAACGTAACGGGTGGAGTATTTCGTCTCAAGCAG gGGCAGTCACGACGCCTTCGGGTTGTTATCAATGCCGTGGAAAATTTTGGATCTGGTCCGATCGCTTTTGACGCGGTGGAAAAGATCGCCGTAGGATCCGTTGTGCATCAGCGGCGTGAAGCCATATCGCTGGACAGTTACACTGACATTGGACTTGAAAG GCTAAGGGAGAGGTGGTCGTTGGCTTTGATGAAACAAAGGGCGTTTCTCGACGAGCAGATACGTAGGATTGTGGACAAGTCAG ATCGAAGCAGATATGATATGGAACGGGAGTCAGAGCTGATTGACGAGTGGACGCTTCTCCAGTGGGAAAGGCAGGCTGTGACAGAGCCCATGCCCGGAACTGGCATTCCCGGCACTCCATCTGTGGGAAACCG GCATCTTGGCCCTACGATGGAAACAAAAATGActctcgtctttctcgatcTTACCGAAGAGACAATGATCCTCGGCGATGCGGCCGTCATTGCCGACGATTATTTTCtagacggcgaagacgaagacgaaatcaTGACCGATCTTCCTATAGTGAAAAAAGGCGACGGACAG GTCACCGCGGTCGCTGCGTGGGATTCGTCCCTACACGACAACATGAATTTGAGGAAATTGACGAAACCCAAAGAGAGAGTTTATATAGTTGTAAAG GTGACGGCGAGACTAAGTCATCCTCTGCCTGTCCGTCTCGTCCTCCGCAAGCGTATTTGCGTGAAAATTATCGGAAAAGTGCCTGTTTTCACGAGCACTCTGAAGCAGATGTTTGCGCGAGGCGACAAGCGCGTGCATTGCGGCGCCGTCtacgaaatcgtcgctggAATACCGAAA aacCCCGGAATGGATTATTCGGCGTCGCTGAATCtcgaggagaaggaggaagaagaagcgaacgTCTTGGATCGCGTCTCGCGTGGCGTCTCGTCGGTGATGAGCATAATGGCCTTGGATCGTCTGAGGCAGGAAGTCGCGGTCAAACATCGCGTCGCCAATTTGGGTCGTTCCTTGAAGAAACTGCCTCCACCGATGACAAAGCCTTTC TTGTCGTTGAGTCGAGCTGATTTGTTTGAAGATTTCGAAGAGACGCCG TCTTCTATATTTCAGCCTTTGCCGGCGGCTCTCGCTTCCGCTATATCTAAA GAAGAAGTAGAGAGACAGAAGGATGTTGATCATTGGAGCAACGATAATTCCGTTCAAGAATGG GAGTTAATTACAATGCGTGAGCGTTTGGAAGCAATGAGTCGTGCTCTAAtcggaaaagaagaagaagtggaACGCCTTCAGGAATCGTCTAGGCATCTTCTCGCTCGGTCACAGAAGGCAGACGAGGCTCTCATTG CTTCGCGAGCTGCGCAAAGAGAGGCCGAAGAGGCACAGGCTTCAGCCCAAGAGGCACTGACTTTATCCCTAGTGGCACAAGCTTCAGCCAAAGAGGCACAGGCTTCAGCTCAAGAGGCACATGCTTCAGCTCAGGAGCGTG CCAACCGCTTAGAAGGCATCGTAGCCGAATTACGAGCTCTATGCCaggagaaggagagacgACTGAACAGCGCAAAGGAGCAGAACGACCTTCTTCACATCCCTTtagctgacgtcaaaatgaccACGATTCGGCTTGGAGGAGGCGCCTATGGAG AAGTGAAAGTTGGCTACTGGCGTGGATGTCCTGTTGCAGTGAAAACGTTCTTCGAATGTCTCGACACCGACTACTACCTTGATCTTTTCAAGCAAGAGATCGCTATCTGCAGTCGAGCGCGTCATCCCAACATCGTCTTTTTGTGCGGTGTAACGACGGTGAATGACACGCCGCTTCGAATCGTCACAGAACTTCTCGAAGGCTCtttgtctgacgtcatcaaggcATCTGTTCGTTGCAAGGAGCCACTCTCTCTAAGAGAACAAATCGATCTGGCGTCGGGGATGACGGCTGGAATCAGCTATCTTCATCAACTCGGACCCAACGGTATTTTACACGGAGACATTCGCTCTACTAATGttgtcgtgacgtcacttatgGAGGCGAAAATTTGCGATTTAGGCGCCGCTCGCTTTGCCCAAGTCTCGCTCTCGGCCGGTCCGCTGAGCCCCGAATATTTAGCTCCTGAACGAAGCCCGGAAAAAGGTCCACGCATGCACAACACGAAGATGGCCGACGTGTACAGTTTGGGTGTTACTGTGATTGAATTGATGATTGGACAGCATCCGGTTGTGAGTTGTCGAATTGAACATTTGTCGAAAGTGGCTCATCCCGACGTGAAGCAGATGTGTCTTCGGCTGATTGAAGAGGATCCGAGCGCGAGGCCAGGTGCAGACGAGTGTTTGGCCGTATTAGAACTTATCCAAGAGTCATGCGCTTATAACGAGTGCGCTGCAAAAAGAATGGTGAAGGGGAAGTTTCATGGAGAAGGACAGGTTAGTCTGGTGTTGGGACCTTGGGCGCAGCGTCGCATAGTGCAGACTTAA
- the LOC136193565 gene encoding uncharacterized protein: MSTTKDIAIFFTSDGRSACELLCDVLSKSDLPFPLLEPIHIEDTKECSIRPKCALALFAPDVFQSHVALLRFHNIFSKLQYASRFFPIVVADHENVLPSLAKTLPLIADRRPFLLTEKNAEDFVGFLKAKLQFASPSGIDIKSAFDVATIDSVWPEDEKVVSVSWRGKTLGVAIQNIKDATGKAAAICVRKSSVDELGEGDRLLGVEGHPESNCHEEFLKQLESKEDSRILLRVRPVSEVAKQRLKDFQMQVNRLQDLSSLQKRRSDFKLLILCCAEDSRLGEMLEQRMPRSVSCKRVVVGRNYPNVGTVNFQLLLPILTAAFFSSEKAEETLEFLYKKMEKYSSQVLAVSVDQSHQRPSSESFENFTLAKDLSNFSELSKKIRDHAFAAKSRLVFDIFDGIIESSQSGPDRITLKKERNYPDENLKFRESRIKTPKIKEKIAELVSIMKTRPKEAKVKELLDLATSNGYSYSHYKVIHRFSLEHPDLFWGEMAEEYDFRVGDTNERCASGSLRQNVISKTFFEESEDKSHNAVTVLPGRKTNLCANMLDRWAGETPKVDKSKHTALIFVPADRSLSPVRKTYEELLWATKKCASFLENTVKLTERNRALVCMDESPARVVVLLACLRIGVTVGSEDVNDLKSVERTFKMSHSDVKIGISESDMLKIHVMKDKRNYFFAVDEIFDDRSKVEHSPKWLSTTHTAFFSTTSGTTTKSKVVEHLAGSFIVGAGTNMRYLLDFNLIGPGNDICLVTSDMCWVYGFTIGFCTPLLNGGAIVRVANMTEALKSRRIWSIVADCGVTHFCSVPRIIGNLADEIGNAKTLAKMESLQVITSAGDRLYDKGIKTLMKFLKENGRKIKLYDIYGQTETAAFITLSSCCDVEDFNNHPKKMVPFYGVSARIKVQPNRNTGCAPHRVLVYDKPFPGCFSRYVDDDDEYEKKFSDEVYNTGDSVEYQLEQTHEPADSPRTFIIVGRKESVLDFMTPVRPYSVSAEDVEELCYHKNIQRTRAFTFKEGERNVLGLQVETKREMDLAAKEKLQEELREKIHELRNLVDDDRNLEIKFDFISAIDETRGKTVRKDLPPLLAQV; encoded by the exons ATGAG CACAACAAAGGACATAGCGATATTTTTCACGTCAGACGGACGAAGCGCGTGTGAACTGCTCTGCGACGTCTTATCTAAGTCAGATCTGCCATTTCCACTACTTGAGCCGATTCATATTGAAGACACAAAAGAGTGTTCGATTCGTCCTAAATGCGCCTTGGCATTGTTCGCTCCCGACGTCTTTCAGTCGCACGTCGCCCTTCTAAGGTTCCACAATATTTTCTCAAAGCTGCAATATGCCTCGCGGTTTTTCCCTATTGTCGTTGCTGATCACGAGAACGTTCTGCCTTCTCTTGCGAAAACACTTCCACTGATTGCTGATCGACGTCCTTTTCTCCTCACGGAGAAAAACGCGGAAGACTTCGTCGGCTTCTTGAAAGCGAAGCTGCAGTTTGCCTCGCCGTCCGGCATCGACATCAAATCAGCTTTCGACGTGGCAACTATTGACTCTGTGTGGCCAGAGGACGAGAAGGTGGTAAGCGTCAGCTGGAGAGGCAAAACACTAGGAGTCGCAATCCAGAATATAAAA GATGCAACTGGAAAAGCTGCTGCGATTTGCGTCCGAAAATCTAGCGTTGACGAGCTTGGGGAAGGGGATCGACTGCTCGGCGTCGAAGGTCACCCTGAGTCAAACTGCCACGAAGAATTCCTAAAGCAATTGGAGAGCAAAGAGGATTCACGCATTTTGCTGAGAGTGCGTCCAGTGTCAGAGGTAGCAAAGCAGCGCCTTAAGGATTTTCAAATGCAAGTGAATCGCCTTCAAGATCTATCTTCGCtgcaaaaaagacgaag CGATTTTAAGCTGCTAATTCTTTGCTGCGCTGAGGACTCGCGTTTGGGCGAAATGCTGGAGCAGCGCATGCCGCGAAGCGTCTCGTGCAAACGAGTTGTAGTTGGTCGCAATTATCCAAACGTTGGCACCGTCAATTTTCAACTTCTGCTTCCCATCCTGACCGCggctttcttctcgtcggagaaagcagaagaaacgctCGAATTCCTTTACAAAAAAATGGAAAAGTATTCATCTCAAGTCTTGGCAGTTTCTGTTGATCAAAGTCACCAAAGGCCGAGCTCAGAGTCGTTTGAAAATTTCACGCTAGCAAAGGACTTATCAAATTTCTCTGAGCTTTCCAAAAAGATCAGGGATCACGCGTTTGCAGCGAAAAGCCGTCTCGTCTTCGATATTTTTGACGGCATCATCGAATCTTCTCAGTCTGGCCCAGACAGGATTACTTTAAAAAAGGAACGAAACTACCCAgacgaaaatttgaaatttcgaGAGTCTCGGA TTAAAACGCCTAagatcaaagaaaaaatcgccgaaTTGGTTTCCATCATGAAAACAA GACCAAAAGAGGCTAAAGTAAAAGAGCTTCTTGACCTTGCTACGTCAAACGGATATTCTTATTCGCACTACAAAGTCATTCACCGCTTTTCTCTCGAACACCCTGATCTGTTTTGGGGCGAGATGGCAGAAGAATACGATTTTCGCGTCGGTGACACCAACGAGCGATGCGCCAGCGGCAGTCTGCGCCAGAACGTCATCAGCAAAACGTTCtttgaagaaagcgaagataAAAGCCATAACGCAGTGACAGTGTTGCCCGGTCGGAAGACGAATCTCTGTGCAAACATGCTCGATCGGTGGGCGGGAGAGACGCCCAAAGTCGACAAAAGCAAGCACACGGCTCTAATATT CGTTCCGGCTGATCGCTCGTTGTCGCCTGTTCGGAAAACGTACGAGGAGCTGCTAtgggcgacgaaaaaatgcgcCAGCTTCTTGGAAAATACCG TGAAGCTAACGGAAAGGAATCGTGCACTGGTTTGCATGGATGAATCACCTGCCAGAGTCGTTGTCCTGTTGGCATGCTTACGAATTGGGGTGACGGTGGGCTCGGAG GATGTCAATGATCTCAAAAGCGTTGAAAGAACCTTCAAGATGAGCCACAGTGATGTGAAAATCGGAATATCAGAAAGTGACATGTTAAAAATACATGTTATGAAG GATAAAAGAAATTACTTCTTTGCTGTTGATGAaattttcgacgatcgatctAAAGTGGAACACAGTCCAAAATGGCTCAGTACAACGCATacggctttcttttcaacgaCAAG TGGCACGACTACAAAAAGCAAAGTGGTCGAACACTTGGCAGGCAGTTTCATTGTCGGTGCAGGGACGAACATGCGATATCTGCTTGATTTCAACTTGATTGGTCCCGGGAATGACATTTGCCTTGTCACGTCAGATATGTGCTGGGTATACGGCTTTACAATTGGCTTCTGCACGCCGCTTCTTAACGGCGGAGCAATCGTTAGG GTTGCTAACATGACAGAGGCTTTGAAATCGAGAAGAATATGGTCCATAGTGGCTGATTGCGGGGTCACGCACTTCTGTTCCGTACCAAGAATTATTGGAAACCTTGCCGACGAGATAGGAAACGCGAAAACGCTGGCAAAGATGGAAAG tttgcaGGTGATCACCTCAGCAGGAGACAGATTGTACGACAAGGGTATCAAGACCCTGATGAAGTTTCTCAAGGAAAACGGTCGCAAAATTAAACTATACGACATCTACGGACAGACCGAAACT GCAGCGTTTATTACGCTCTCCTCTTGCTGTGACGTAGAAGATTTCAATAATCATCCAAAAAAA ATGGTTCCATTCTACGGCGTCAGTGCTCGGATTAAAGTCCAGCCGAACAGAAACACTGGCTGTGCGCCGCACAGAGTCTTG GTTTACGATAAGCCGTTTCCAGGCTGCTTTAGTCGCTatgtcgacgatgacgacgagtacgagaagaaattttcCGACGAAGTTTACAATACCGGAGATA GCGTTGAGTATCAGCTGGAGCAGACTCACGAACCTGCTGATTCTCCTCGCACATTTATCATTGTTGGGCGCAAAGAGAGCGTTCTCGACTTTATGACGCCAGTTAGACCGTACTCTGTGTCGGCCGAAGATGTTGAAGAGTTGTGCTACCACAAGAACATCCAGAGAACCAGAGCTTTCACTTTCaaggaaggagaaagaaacgttctAGGGCTGCAAGTTGAAACGAAG AGAGAAATGGATTTAGctgccaaagaaaaattgcaagAGGAGCTGCGTGAAAAGA TACACGAGCTGAGGAATTTggttgacgacgacagaaATCTCGAAATCAAGTTTGATTTCATCAGTGCCATTGACGAAACGCGAGGAAAGACTGTAAGAAAGGATCTTCCACCTTTGTTAGCTCAAGTCTGA
- the LOC136193703 gene encoding kinesin-like protein KIF13A isoform X1, whose translation MAAQERTVKRNSTSSPLVLQLDFLSEEEENYNEEDLRRLKESILSAKGMVREANSLSSEMEKDVKFEVSLQIRREFLSPRRKGAPKRKRPHEVVIAVSYAQNESRNTTWSADKLEDKLVDMRDVYQRLQDGASKDELEMNDPFYDQESPVLIGVANLFLECLYHDVELKYSPPIINQKGEISGQLDVKIRRCQSADQTEDTTDFILRDSTPEKKGDDVYRNIRVSVVGASLPLISKWCKGIFCQYDFFNHKEVTVRPLRDVNGVIIHRGKVLFKNEHIFPVVATDEFIDYIAYDCIRFEVYGSRSTGFSQTLVEPRTLKYRSLSERWSELLKRFEMIVEVMEQNETGEYEPVELVEKVDNVTGGVFRLKQGQSRRLRVVINAVENFGSGPIAFDAVEKIAVGSVVHQRREAISLDSYTDIGLERQVATLRSQDAAGYTVFLFLRLRERWSLALMKQRAFLDEQIRRIVDKSDRSRYDMERESELIDEWTLLQWERQAVTEPMPGTGIPGTPSVGNRHLGPTMETKMTLVFLDLTEETMILGDAAVIADDYFLDGEDEDEIMTDLPIVKKGDGQVTAVAAWDSSLHDNMNLRKLTKPKERVYIVVKVTARLSHPLPVRLVLRKRICVKIIGKVPVFTSTLKQMFARGDKRVHCGAVYEIVAGIPKNPGMDYSASLNLEEKEEEEANVLDRVSRGVSSVMSIMALDRLRQEVAVKHRVANLGRSLKKLPPPMTKPFLSLSRADLFEDFEETPSSIFQPLPAALASAISKEEVERQKDVDHWSNDNSVQEWELITMRERLEAMSRALIGKEEEVERLQESSRHLLARSQKADEALIASRAAQREAEEAQASAQEALTLSLVAQASAKEAQASAQEAHASAQERANRLEGIVAELRALCQEKERRLNSAKEQNDLLHIPLADVKMTTIRLGGGAYGEVKVGYWRGCPVAVKTFFECLDTDYYLDLFKQEIAICSRARHPNIVFLCGVTTVNDTPLRIVTELLEGSLSDVIKASVRCKEPLSLREQIDLASGMTAGISYLHQLGPNGILHGDIRSTNVVVTSLMEAKICDLGAARFAQVSLSAGPLSPEYLAPERSPEKGPRMHNTKMADVYSLGVTVIELMIGQHPVVSCRIEHLSKVAHPDVKQMCLRLIEEDPSARPGADECLAVLELIQESCAYNECAAKRMVKGKFHGEGQVSLVLGPWAQRRIVQT comes from the exons ATGGCGGCCCAGGAGAGAACGGTCAAAcggaattcgacgtcgtcgccgctcgtgCTTCAACTCGATTTTCTAAG cgaagaggaagagaactACAACGAAGAGGACTTGAGACGATTGAAGGAGAGCATATTGTCCGCTAAGGGGATGGTCAG GGAGGCGAATAGTCTTAGTAGCGAAATGGAAAAGGACGTCAAATTCGAAGTATCGCTTCAG ATTCGTCGCGAATTTCTGTCGCCGCGTCGAAAGGGCGCtccgaagcgaaagcgtccGCACGAAGTCGTAATCGCGGTGAGCTACGCCCAGAACGAGAGTCGCAACACTA CTTGGTCTGCCGATAAGCTCGAGGATAAATTGGTCGACATGCGAGACGTCTATCAGCGACTTCAGGACGGAGCCTCGAAGGACGAACTCGAGATGAACGATCCGTTTTATGATCAAGAATCGCCTGTGCTCATTGGTGTCGccaatctttttcttgagtGTCTTTACCACGACGTTGAGCTTAAATATTCACCTCCAATTATCAATCAGAAGGGCGAA ATTTCCGGTCAACTTGACGTGAAAATTAGACGATGTCAGTCTG CTGATCAGACTGAAGACACGACTGACTTCATTCTCCGTGACAGCACTCCCGAAAAGAAGGGTGACGACGTTTATCGGAATATTCGG GTTTCCGTTGTGGGAGCGTCCTTGCCTCTCATATCAAAATGGTGCAAGGGCATCTTCTGTCAATACGACTTCTTCAATCACAAGGAAGTCACCGTACGGCCGCTAAGAGACGTGAACGGCGTGATCATTCACAGGGGGAAAGTGCTATTCAAAAATGAGCAC attTTTCCCGTCGTTGCAACTGACGAATTCATTGACTACATCGCCTACGATTGTATCCGCTTTGAAGTCTACGGCAGTCGTAGCACCGGTTTCTCTCAAACGTTGGTTGAGCCTCGAACGCTGAAGTATCGATCGCTCTCCGAAAG ATGGAGTGAACTTCTGAAGCGATTTGAGATGATCGTTGAGGTGATGGAGCAGAACGAGACGGGTGAATACGAGCCGGTGGAGCTGGTCGAAAAAGTGGACAACGTAACGGGTGGAGTATTTCGTCTCAAGCAG gGGCAGTCACGACGCCTTCGGGTTGTTATCAATGCCGTGGAAAATTTTGGATCTGGTCCGATCGCTTTTGACGCGGTGGAAAAGATCGCCGTAGGATCCGTTGTGCATCAGCGGCGTGAAGCCATATCGCTGGACAGTTACACTGACATTGGACTTGAAAGGCAAGTGGCTACTCTTAGGAGTCAAGACGCCGCTGGGTATACagtatttctctttttaaGGCTAAGGGAGAGGTGGTCGTTGGCTTTGATGAAACAAAGGGCGTTTCTCGACGAGCAGATACGTAGGATTGTGGACAAGTCAG ATCGAAGCAGATATGATATGGAACGGGAGTCAGAGCTGATTGACGAGTGGACGCTTCTCCAGTGGGAAAGGCAGGCTGTGACAGAGCCCATGCCCGGAACTGGCATTCCCGGCACTCCATCTGTGGGAAACCG GCATCTTGGCCCTACGATGGAAACAAAAATGActctcgtctttctcgatcTTACCGAAGAGACAATGATCCTCGGCGATGCGGCCGTCATTGCCGACGATTATTTTCtagacggcgaagacgaagacgaaatcaTGACCGATCTTCCTATAGTGAAAAAAGGCGACGGACAG GTCACCGCGGTCGCTGCGTGGGATTCGTCCCTACACGACAACATGAATTTGAGGAAATTGACGAAACCCAAAGAGAGAGTTTATATAGTTGTAAAG GTGACGGCGAGACTAAGTCATCCTCTGCCTGTCCGTCTCGTCCTCCGCAAGCGTATTTGCGTGAAAATTATCGGAAAAGTGCCTGTTTTCACGAGCACTCTGAAGCAGATGTTTGCGCGAGGCGACAAGCGCGTGCATTGCGGCGCCGTCtacgaaatcgtcgctggAATACCGAAA aacCCCGGAATGGATTATTCGGCGTCGCTGAATCtcgaggagaaggaggaagaagaagcgaacgTCTTGGATCGCGTCTCGCGTGGCGTCTCGTCGGTGATGAGCATAATGGCCTTGGATCGTCTGAGGCAGGAAGTCGCGGTCAAACATCGCGTCGCCAATTTGGGTCGTTCCTTGAAGAAACTGCCTCCACCGATGACAAAGCCTTTC TTGTCGTTGAGTCGAGCTGATTTGTTTGAAGATTTCGAAGAGACGCCG TCTTCTATATTTCAGCCTTTGCCGGCGGCTCTCGCTTCCGCTATATCTAAA GAAGAAGTAGAGAGACAGAAGGATGTTGATCATTGGAGCAACGATAATTCCGTTCAAGAATGG GAGTTAATTACAATGCGTGAGCGTTTGGAAGCAATGAGTCGTGCTCTAAtcggaaaagaagaagaagtggaACGCCTTCAGGAATCGTCTAGGCATCTTCTCGCTCGGTCACAGAAGGCAGACGAGGCTCTCATTG CTTCGCGAGCTGCGCAAAGAGAGGCCGAAGAGGCACAGGCTTCAGCCCAAGAGGCACTGACTTTATCCCTAGTGGCACAAGCTTCAGCCAAAGAGGCACAGGCTTCAGCTCAAGAGGCACATGCTTCAGCTCAGGAGCGTG CCAACCGCTTAGAAGGCATCGTAGCCGAATTACGAGCTCTATGCCaggagaaggagagacgACTGAACAGCGCAAAGGAGCAGAACGACCTTCTTCACATCCCTTtagctgacgtcaaaatgaccACGATTCGGCTTGGAGGAGGCGCCTATGGAG AAGTGAAAGTTGGCTACTGGCGTGGATGTCCTGTTGCAGTGAAAACGTTCTTCGAATGTCTCGACACCGACTACTACCTTGATCTTTTCAAGCAAGAGATCGCTATCTGCAGTCGAGCGCGTCATCCCAACATCGTCTTTTTGTGCGGTGTAACGACGGTGAATGACACGCCGCTTCGAATCGTCACAGAACTTCTCGAAGGCTCtttgtctgacgtcatcaaggcATCTGTTCGTTGCAAGGAGCCACTCTCTCTAAGAGAACAAATCGATCTGGCGTCGGGGATGACGGCTGGAATCAGCTATCTTCATCAACTCGGACCCAACGGTATTTTACACGGAGACATTCGCTCTACTAATGttgtcgtgacgtcacttatgGAGGCGAAAATTTGCGATTTAGGCGCCGCTCGCTTTGCCCAAGTCTCGCTCTCGGCCGGTCCGCTGAGCCCCGAATATTTAGCTCCTGAACGAAGCCCGGAAAAAGGTCCACGCATGCACAACACGAAGATGGCCGACGTGTACAGTTTGGGTGTTACTGTGATTGAATTGATGATTGGACAGCATCCGGTTGTGAGTTGTCGAATTGAACATTTGTCGAAAGTGGCTCATCCCGACGTGAAGCAGATGTGTCTTCGGCTGATTGAAGAGGATCCGAGCGCGAGGCCAGGTGCAGACGAGTGTTTGGCCGTATTAGAACTTATCCAAGAGTCATGCGCTTATAACGAGTGCGCTGCAAAAAGAATGGTGAAGGGGAAGTTTCATGGAGAAGGACAGGTTAGTCTGGTGTTGGGACCTTGGGCGCAGCGTCGCATAGTGCAGACTTAA